A single region of the Fimbriimonadaceae bacterium genome encodes:
- a CDS encoding NAD(P)-dependent oxidoreductase, giving the protein MTRIGFIGLGVMGGPMAGHLLKAGHDVTVWARTPAKAKPLADQGAAIAESLEELAKACDIVILCVTKSEDVHDICSKLAHNMRPDSIIVDHSTISPKAAKDVHDELEKHSIGFIDAPITGGSMGAQKGTLTIFMGGNPTHIHHVLPYVQAYAKRAERVGDSGAGQMMKMVNQIAVGGALIALCEALSFAQKAGLNLEQAREMVGSGAAGSWAFENYGPKILNRDWSPGFSILNQTKDFGYCEEAAREIGAAVPGTELVNRLLQEMIAEGRGQETTCALFEKMLRMPASG; this is encoded by the coding sequence ATGACCCGAATCGGATTTATCGGCCTTGGCGTGATGGGTGGACCCATGGCAGGGCACTTGCTCAAGGCTGGTCACGACGTCACCGTTTGGGCAAGAACGCCTGCAAAGGCCAAGCCACTCGCCGACCAAGGGGCGGCCATTGCCGAATCCCTTGAAGAGCTTGCCAAGGCATGCGATATCGTGATTCTGTGCGTCACAAAGTCCGAAGATGTTCATGATATCTGTTCAAAACTTGCACATAACATGCGTCCCGACTCCATAATCGTCGATCATTCCACGATCTCTCCAAAAGCCGCAAAGGACGTGCACGATGAGCTTGAAAAGCACAGCATCGGATTCATTGATGCGCCGATCACCGGCGGAAGCATGGGAGCGCAAAAAGGGACACTAACGATATTTATGGGCGGAAATCCTACACATATCCATCATGTCTTGCCATACGTGCAGGCCTACGCCAAGAGAGCCGAGAGGGTAGGGGATTCGGGTGCGGGCCAGATGATGAAGATGGTCAACCAGATCGCTGTCGGTGGAGCCTTGATCGCCTTGTGCGAAGCCCTGAGCTTTGCCCAAAAAGCTGGGCTCAATCTTGAACAAGCGCGGGAGATGGTCGGCAGCGGTGCGGCGGGAAGCTGGGCGTTCGAAAACTACGGGCCCAAGATTCTGAACAGGGACTGGTCGCCCGGCTTTAGCATTCTCAACCAGACGAAGGACTTTGGCTATTGTGAAGAGGCTGCGAGAGAGATTGGGGCGGCAGTGCCGGGGACAGAGCTTGTAAACAGGCTCCTGCAAGAGATGATCGCCGAGGGGCGGGGACAAGAAACAACATGCGCTTTGTTTGAGAAAATGTTAAGGATGCCCGCGAGCGGCTAA
- the hisD gene encoding histidinol dehydrogenase gives MSLCRVIVYDTSDRTTFHEYARARIALSRRGLDRSFAESKAVAKIIEDVRINGLWAVWKYTRRFDAPKLRIRDLVVTEKEIKNAVVSKEHHAAIVHSIERVREFHEAQLKALTKGWQKSGEHIYEWRMPARHGANDTGYEGQRLVPIEKIGVYAPGGKASYPSSVIMNAVPALAVGAKEIRIATPPLADGSLHPAILIAARELGISQIIKSGGAAAVAILAHGDNSAYTERGVPKNTGDLWHAVDKIVGPGNKWVNEAKRQLWGLVGFDTYAGPSEVAVVADETANPAWAAADWLSQVEHAEDNFGVLVTWSKDVANAILAEAEKQLKGSPREQVMRTALKDHGIVIIDESRQMALNTASSLAAEHLTLMVENPEEALQSIEHSGCILLGSYTPQSAGDFCSGPSHTLPTSMAARFGSPLNVMEFLRFQSISRLTREDLKELLPTIEAFGEMEGFPQHARGASIRFEE, from the coding sequence ATGAGCCTCTGTCGTGTGATCGTCTACGATACGTCCGACAGAACTACCTTCCACGAGTACGCCCGTGCGCGGATCGCTCTTTCCCGAAGGGGACTGGACCGGAGCTTTGCCGAATCCAAAGCCGTCGCCAAGATCATCGAAGACGTTCGTATAAACGGTCTTTGGGCCGTGTGGAAGTACACCCGCAGATTTGATGCCCCAAAACTCCGTATCCGAGATCTGGTCGTTACCGAGAAAGAGATCAAGAACGCTGTGGTTTCTAAAGAACACCACGCCGCCATCGTCCACAGCATTGAGCGAGTGCGCGAATTTCATGAAGCGCAGTTGAAAGCTCTGACGAAAGGCTGGCAAAAATCTGGCGAACACATCTATGAGTGGCGCATGCCCGCGCGTCACGGCGCAAACGACACAGGCTATGAGGGGCAAAGGCTTGTTCCCATCGAGAAAATCGGCGTTTACGCACCGGGCGGAAAGGCGAGCTACCCAAGCTCGGTGATCATGAACGCAGTCCCCGCTCTGGCAGTGGGAGCAAAGGAGATCAGGATCGCCACGCCCCCGCTCGCAGACGGATCTCTGCACCCCGCGATCCTGATCGCCGCGCGCGAGCTGGGCATCAGCCAGATTATCAAGTCGGGCGGCGCAGCCGCAGTCGCTATCCTGGCGCACGGCGACAACTCCGCCTACACCGAGCGCGGCGTTCCAAAGAACACAGGCGATCTGTGGCACGCGGTCGACAAGATCGTGGGGCCTGGAAACAAGTGGGTGAATGAAGCCAAGCGTCAGCTTTGGGGGCTTGTCGGGTTCGACACTTACGCAGGCCCAAGCGAGGTCGCAGTAGTCGCAGACGAAACCGCAAATCCAGCTTGGGCGGCGGCAGACTGGCTTTCTCAGGTTGAACACGCGGAAGATAACTTCGGAGTGCTCGTTACTTGGAGCAAGGATGTCGCAAACGCGATCCTAGCCGAGGCTGAGAAGCAGCTGAAAGGTTCTCCTCGCGAGCAGGTGATGCGAACCGCTCTGAAGGATCATGGCATCGTCATCATCGACGAGTCGCGGCAGATGGCGCTCAATACAGCGAGTAGCCTTGCCGCCGAGCACCTGACCCTAATGGTGGAGAACCCGGAGGAGGCATTGCAGTCGATCGAACATTCGGGCTGCATCCTGCTCGGCAGCTATACACCTCAGTCGGCAGGCGACTTCTGCTCTGGCCCTTCCCACACCCTGCCTACGTCGATGGCAGCGCGTTTTGGCTCCCCGTTGAATGTGATGGAGTTTCTCAGATTCCAGAGCATCAGCCGCCTCACTCGCGAGGACTTGAAGGAACTGTTGCCGACCATCGAAGCGTTCGGCGAAATGGAAGGCTTCCCTCAGCATGCCCGTGGGGCAAGCATTCGGTTTGAAGAGTGA